The DNA segment ATCAGAAGATTGACCTTGCTATCCTTCCATGGGGAGCTACTGAAGCCCATAATTACCACCTGCCTTTCGCTACTGACAACATAATGGTTGAGAAAATCGCAGCTGAATCAGCCCGGATTGCATGGGAGAAGGGCGCCAGACCCGTTGTATTACCAGCTATTCCATTTGGTGTTAATACAGGACAGATGGATATCAGGATCAATATCAACCTGAACCCGTCAACACAGATGGCTATACTTAATGACATTACAGATGTCCTGAATCGTCATGGTGTTTATAAATTTCTGATCCTGAACGGTCATGGAGGAAATGATTTTAAGCAGATGATAAGGGAACTTGGATTGAGATATCCCAAAATGTTTATCTGTGGCTGCAACTGGTTCCAGTCATTTAAAACCGCCGATTTTTTTGAGAATAGCGGCGGTCATGCCGATGAGATGGAGACAAGCATGATGCAATATCTTGTTCCTGAACTTGTGCTCCCACTTAGTGAAGCCGGAGAAGGGAAGGGTAAGAAATTCAGAATTAAAGCATTGAATGAGAATTGGGCATGGGCTGAACGCAGATGGACCCAGGTTACATCTGATACAGGTATCGGCAAT comes from the Bacteroidales bacterium genome and includes:
- a CDS encoding creatininase family protein, translated to MRPYILAESTWKTVKDQKIDLAILPWGATEAHNYHLPFATDNIMVEKIAAESARIAWEKGARPVVLPAIPFGVNTGQMDIRININLNPSTQMAILNDITDVLNRHGVYKFLILNGHGGNDFKQMIRELGLRYPKMFICGCNWFQSFKTADFFENSGGHADEMETSMMQYLVPELVLPLSEAGEGKGKKFRIKALNENWAWAERRWTQVTSDTGIGNPFSATPEKGEKCYNEVINKIGTLILDLSKTDINNLYE